In the Drosophila takahashii strain IR98-3 E-12201 chromosome 3R, DtakHiC1v2, whole genome shotgun sequence genome, one interval contains:
- the RYa-R gene encoding RYamide receptor isoform X2, which yields MEFDNSIMFGSRSRMPGGIDRMYYIAPQQPLLRNEEEDDYQEGSLLLPDSASLLYNVTKALQTGEEDSAVYGYGSSTTPSDLQYETFNITLMMNFSCDGDDIQSEDLWSSVYFKSLVYMLYIPIFFFALIGNGTVCYIVQSTPRMRTVTNYFIASLALGDILMSLFCVPSSFISLFILNYWPFGVVLCHFVNYSQAVSVLVTAYTLVAISIDRYIAIMWPLRPRITKRYATLIISGVWFVALATAFPIPLVSGLDLPRSPWHEKCEKYICREMWPSRTQEYYYTLSLFALQFVVPLAVLVFTYTRIAIRVWGKRPPGEAENARDQRMARSKRKMIKMMLTVVIVFTSCWLPFNILQLLLNDEEFAHWVPLPYVWFAFHWLAMSHSCYNPIIYCYMNARFRGGFLQIMHRVPGLRRCCCLNRYLRSGGERSYEATGTATAFHLNRMNTSTTYISTRRKPRANSMQVNQFSCAETSALR from the exons ATGGAATTTGACAATAGCATAATGTTTGGAAGCAGAAGTCGAATGCCCGGTGGCATCGACAGGATGTACTACATAGCTCCGCAGCAGCCGTTGCTGAGgaacgaggaggaggatgactACCAGGAGGGATCCCTCCTCCTGCCGGACTCCGCTTCACTACTTTACAATGTCACCAAGGCATTGCAGACGGGAGAAGAGGATTCTGCAGTCTATGGATATGGATCGTCTACGACCCCCAGTGATTTGCAGTACGAGACATTCAATATCACCTTGATGATGAACTTTAGCTGCGATGGCGATGACATTCAGTCGGAGGACCTGTGGTCCAGTGTCTACTTTAAGAGCCTCGTCTACATGCTGTACATTCCCATCTTTTTCTTCGCCCTGATCGGCAATGGAACTGTCTGCTACATAGTTCAATCCACGCCACGCATGCGCACGGTCACCAATTACTTTATAGCCAGCTTGGCCTTGGGCGACATCCTGATGTCCTTGTTTTGTGTGCCCTCGTCCTTCATCTCGCTGTTTATCCTCAACTACTGGCCCTTTGGCGTCGTTCTCTGCCATTTTGTGAACTACTCGCAGGCGGTCTCTGTCCTGGTCACCGCCTACACTTTGGTGGCCATTAGCATAGACCGGTATATAGCCATCATGTGGCCCCTGAGGCCCCGCATCACAAAACG CTATGCCACCCTCATCATCAGCGGCGTTTGGTTTGTTGCACTTGCCACTGCCTTTCCCATACCCCTCGTTTCCGGCCTCGATCTCCCCAGGTCGCCCTGGCACGAGAAATGTGAGAA ATACATTTGCCGCGAGATGTGGCCATCGCGGACGCAGGAGTACTACTACACACTGTCCCTGTTTGCCCTGCAGTTCGTCGTGCCGCTGGCAGTGCTCGTTTTCACCTACACCAGGATCGCCATCCGCGTCTGGGGGAAGCGGCCGCCCGGCGAGGCGGAGAACGCCCGCGACCAGCGGATGGCACGCTCCAAACGCAAG ATGATTAAGATGATGCTTACGGTTGTGATTGTGTTTACCAGCTGCTGGCTGCCCTTCAATATTTTGCAG cTTTTGCTGAACGACGAGGAATTCGCCCATTGGGTGCCACTGCCGTACGTGTGGTTCGCGTTCCACTGGCTGGCCATGTCGCACAGCTGCTACAACCCGATCATCTACTGCTACATGAACGCCCGCTTCAGGGGCGGATTCCTGCAGATAATGCACCGTGTGCCGGGCCTgcgtcgctgctgctgcctgaaCCGCTATTTGCGCAGCGGCGGCGAACGCAGCTACGAAGCTACCG
- the LOC138913407 gene encoding uncharacterized protein isoform X2 produces MDTLLKSLKGEAFASIFSYLKFGEESLKSLSWEQFRMEISKELVGQAVVFFNELQNWKRHNNYLSDQGKAPGINGSEIDLATILANSNQAAAVINYFKETGRLTNEFRKETYFIKNFGKKPGGLLYSKIYNLKAKAKKQSAVQLSGTSNDENTCPNPTDLNDDKVITCKQWLMFNIEPRREVDEKWDLTFEWRQSFLSTTATLSAILEEFPILKQAFGHELIVADYQKIHSKDSDTFVAKWQEFKSVALSLFLSKIKEVQSINLLKTFSNQSEDTKDAVLLHVIHSVLIPTKRGKRGSSGNLKLKYTIQDSRDHFIIFKSSVGELQSHLKVLTDENYKIKQPLQPIICCIGSSLYNFEKYFVYISGIFYELPNILKSVEICFKIFIVLNLKYPDPCCLVWTFIQQHFFDLNLKSDLKNRILSELLNDLKNTSISNLS; encoded by the exons atggatACTTTGCTGAAAAGTTTAAAAGGAGAAGCGTTTGCTTCTATATTCTCGT ATCTGAAATTTGGCGAAGAAAGCTTAAAATCGTTAAGCTGGGAGCAATTCAGGATGGAAATTTCGAAGGAATTAGTAGGGCAAGcggtagttttttttaatgagcTGCAAAATTGGAAACGCCAT AATAATTACCTCTCCGATCAGGGCAAAGCACCCGGCATTAATGGCAGTGAG ATTGATTTAGCAACTATTTTGGCAAACAGTAATCAAGCTGCAGCAGtaataaattactttaaagAAACTGGTCGACTAACCAACGAATTTAGGAAG gaaacatattttattaaaaatttcggCAAGAAACCAGGAGGCCTTTTATACAGTAAGATCTACAACCTTAAAGCGAAGGCAAAGAAACAGTCTGCTGTTCAATTAAGCGGAACTTCAAACGACGAAAACACTTGCCCGAATCCAACTGATCTTAACGACGATAAGGTGATTACCTGTAAACAGTGGCTTATGTTCAATATAGAACCACGAAGAGAAGTTGATGAAAAGTGGGATCTTACATTTGAGTGGCGTCAAAGTTTTCTGTCTACGACTGCTACACTTAGCGCAATTCTTGAAGAATTTCCTATTCTTAAGCAGGCATTCGGACACGAGttg attGTCGCTGACtaccaaaaaatacattcTAAGGACAGTGACACATTTGTTGCAAAATGGCAAGAATTTAAAAGTGTGGCTCTTTCACTATTTTTGTCGAAAATTAAAGAAGTCCAGAGTATAAATTTACTCAAAACATTCTCGAATCAGAGCGAAG ATACCAAGGACGCCGTACTCCTTCACGTCATTCACTCCGTCCTCATCCCAACTAAGAGGGGAAAACGCGGATCTTCAGGGAATTTGAAGTTAAAGTATACCATTCAGGACTCACGGGACCACTTTATCATCTTTAAAAGCAGCGTTGGAGAACTTCAATCACACCTTAAAGTTTTGACAGAtgagaattataaaattaagcaACCCTTGCAGCCCATAATTTGCTGCATTGGTTCAAGTCTatacaattttgaaaaatatttcgtatACATATCCGGAATATTTTACGAATTGcctaatatattaaaaagtgtAGAGATttgcttcaaaatatttattgtgctCAATCTAAAATACCCAGATCCGTGCTGTCTCGTTTGGACATTTATTCAACAGCATTTctttgatttgaatttaaaatctgacttaaaaaacagAATTCTTTCTGAGCTATTGAATGACTTAAAAAACACCTCCATCAGTAATTTAAGTTAA
- the LOC138913407 gene encoding uncharacterized protein isoform X3 yields the protein MDTLLKSLKGEAFASIFSYLKFGEESLKSLSWEQFRMEISKELVGQAVVFFNELQNWKRHNNYLSDQGKAPGINGSEETYFIKNFGKKPGGLLYSKIYNLKAKAKKQSAVQLSGTSNDENTCPNPTDLNDDKVITCKQWLMFNIEPRREVDEKWDLTFEWRQSFLSTTATLSAILEEFPILKQAFGHELIVADYQKIHSKDSDTFVAKWQEFKSVALSLFLSKIKEVQSINLLKTFSNQSEDTKDAVLLHVIHSVLIPTKRGKRGSSGNLKLKYTIQDSRDHFIIFKSSVGELQSHLKVLTDENYKIKQPLQPIICCIGSSLYNFEKYFVYISGIFYELPNILKSVEICFKIFIVLNLKYPDPCCLVWTFIQQHFFDLNLKSDLKNRILSELLNDLKNTSISNLS from the exons atggatACTTTGCTGAAAAGTTTAAAAGGAGAAGCGTTTGCTTCTATATTCTCGT ATCTGAAATTTGGCGAAGAAAGCTTAAAATCGTTAAGCTGGGAGCAATTCAGGATGGAAATTTCGAAGGAATTAGTAGGGCAAGcggtagttttttttaatgagcTGCAAAATTGGAAACGCCAT AATAATTACCTCTCCGATCAGGGCAAAGCACCCGGCATTAATGGCAGTGAG gaaacatattttattaaaaatttcggCAAGAAACCAGGAGGCCTTTTATACAGTAAGATCTACAACCTTAAAGCGAAGGCAAAGAAACAGTCTGCTGTTCAATTAAGCGGAACTTCAAACGACGAAAACACTTGCCCGAATCCAACTGATCTTAACGACGATAAGGTGATTACCTGTAAACAGTGGCTTATGTTCAATATAGAACCACGAAGAGAAGTTGATGAAAAGTGGGATCTTACATTTGAGTGGCGTCAAAGTTTTCTGTCTACGACTGCTACACTTAGCGCAATTCTTGAAGAATTTCCTATTCTTAAGCAGGCATTCGGACACGAGttg attGTCGCTGACtaccaaaaaatacattcTAAGGACAGTGACACATTTGTTGCAAAATGGCAAGAATTTAAAAGTGTGGCTCTTTCACTATTTTTGTCGAAAATTAAAGAAGTCCAGAGTATAAATTTACTCAAAACATTCTCGAATCAGAGCGAAG ATACCAAGGACGCCGTACTCCTTCACGTCATTCACTCCGTCCTCATCCCAACTAAGAGGGGAAAACGCGGATCTTCAGGGAATTTGAAGTTAAAGTATACCATTCAGGACTCACGGGACCACTTTATCATCTTTAAAAGCAGCGTTGGAGAACTTCAATCACACCTTAAAGTTTTGACAGAtgagaattataaaattaagcaACCCTTGCAGCCCATAATTTGCTGCATTGGTTCAAGTCTatacaattttgaaaaatatttcgtatACATATCCGGAATATTTTACGAATTGcctaatatattaaaaagtgtAGAGATttgcttcaaaatatttattgtgctCAATCTAAAATACCCAGATCCGTGCTGTCTCGTTTGGACATTTATTCAACAGCATTTctttgatttgaatttaaaatctgacttaaaaaacagAATTCTTTCTGAGCTATTGAATGACTTAAAAAACACCTCCATCAGTAATTTAAGTTAA
- the LOC138913407 gene encoding uncharacterized protein isoform X1, producing MDTLLKSLKGEAFASIFSYLKFGEESLKSLSWEQFRMEISKELVGQAVVFFNELQNWKRHNNYLSDQGKAPGINGSEIDLATILANSNQAAAVINYFKETGRLTNEFRKVLSGIIAEHFVYNNIQTNQIVLNQIADEIQELFESEIKETYFIKNFGKKPGGLLYSKIYNLKAKAKKQSAVQLSGTSNDENTCPNPTDLNDDKVITCKQWLMFNIEPRREVDEKWDLTFEWRQSFLSTTATLSAILEEFPILKQAFGHELIVADYQKIHSKDSDTFVAKWQEFKSVALSLFLSKIKEVQSINLLKTFSNQSEDTKDAVLLHVIHSVLIPTKRGKRGSSGNLKLKYTIQDSRDHFIIFKSSVGELQSHLKVLTDENYKIKQPLQPIICCIGSSLYNFEKYFVYISGIFYELPNILKSVEICFKIFIVLNLKYPDPCCLVWTFIQQHFFDLNLKSDLKNRILSELLNDLKNTSISNLS from the exons atggatACTTTGCTGAAAAGTTTAAAAGGAGAAGCGTTTGCTTCTATATTCTCGT ATCTGAAATTTGGCGAAGAAAGCTTAAAATCGTTAAGCTGGGAGCAATTCAGGATGGAAATTTCGAAGGAATTAGTAGGGCAAGcggtagttttttttaatgagcTGCAAAATTGGAAACGCCAT AATAATTACCTCTCCGATCAGGGCAAAGCACCCGGCATTAATGGCAGTGAG ATTGATTTAGCAACTATTTTGGCAAACAGTAATCAAGCTGCAGCAGtaataaattactttaaagAAACTGGTCGACTAACCAACGAATTTAGGAAGGTATTAAGTGGAATTATTGCTGAACATTTTGTTTACAACAATATTCAGACCAATCAAATTGTGTTAAATCAAATCGCTGATGAAATTCAAGAGCTTTTCGAATCTGAAATTAAG gaaacatattttattaaaaatttcggCAAGAAACCAGGAGGCCTTTTATACAGTAAGATCTACAACCTTAAAGCGAAGGCAAAGAAACAGTCTGCTGTTCAATTAAGCGGAACTTCAAACGACGAAAACACTTGCCCGAATCCAACTGATCTTAACGACGATAAGGTGATTACCTGTAAACAGTGGCTTATGTTCAATATAGAACCACGAAGAGAAGTTGATGAAAAGTGGGATCTTACATTTGAGTGGCGTCAAAGTTTTCTGTCTACGACTGCTACACTTAGCGCAATTCTTGAAGAATTTCCTATTCTTAAGCAGGCATTCGGACACGAGttg attGTCGCTGACtaccaaaaaatacattcTAAGGACAGTGACACATTTGTTGCAAAATGGCAAGAATTTAAAAGTGTGGCTCTTTCACTATTTTTGTCGAAAATTAAAGAAGTCCAGAGTATAAATTTACTCAAAACATTCTCGAATCAGAGCGAAG ATACCAAGGACGCCGTACTCCTTCACGTCATTCACTCCGTCCTCATCCCAACTAAGAGGGGAAAACGCGGATCTTCAGGGAATTTGAAGTTAAAGTATACCATTCAGGACTCACGGGACCACTTTATCATCTTTAAAAGCAGCGTTGGAGAACTTCAATCACACCTTAAAGTTTTGACAGAtgagaattataaaattaagcaACCCTTGCAGCCCATAATTTGCTGCATTGGTTCAAGTCTatacaattttgaaaaatatttcgtatACATATCCGGAATATTTTACGAATTGcctaatatattaaaaagtgtAGAGATttgcttcaaaatatttattgtgctCAATCTAAAATACCCAGATCCGTGCTGTCTCGTTTGGACATTTATTCAACAGCATTTctttgatttgaatttaaaatctgacttaaaaaacagAATTCTTTCTGAGCTATTGAATGACTTAAAAAACACCTCCATCAGTAATTTAAGTTAA
- the TwdlT gene encoding uncharacterized protein TwdlT — MKAFILMSCLALAAARPEAGYAYNRPGGGGGSGGGSHGGGGGIGGGLGGGFGGGSSGGFGGGSSGGFGGGSSGGFGGGFGGGSGGGGGFGGGSGGGSGFGGGFGGSSGGGGGFGGGGSIGGFGGGGGGGTTLVQKHIYVHVPPPEQEEVRQRPNLPVGQSQKHYKIIFIKAPSPPSYQAPVIPLQPQNEEKTLVYVLVKKPEDQQDIVIPTPAPTQPSKPEVYFIKYKTQKDSSGISGGISGSAGGGSFTQTNNGGGYTTGGGDAGFGGGDSGSISAPSSNYGPPGKSGPY; from the exons ATGAAAGCCTTCATCCTAATGTCCTGCCTGGCGCTGGCCGCCGCTCGTCCTGAAGCGGGCTACGCCTACAACCGTCCTGGTGGCGGCGGTGGTTCCGGCGGTGGCTCCcacggcggtggcggcggcatTGGAGGTGGTCTGGGCGGAGGATTCGGCGGTGGATCTAGCGGTGGATTTGGCGGTGGCTCCAGCGGAGGATTTGGCGGTGGTTCCAGTGGAGGATTCGGCGGTGGCTTCGGCGGCGGAAgcggcggaggcggcggcTTCGGTGGTGGAAGCGGAGGAGGCAGCGGTTTCGGCGGTGGATTCGGAGGCAgctccggcggcggcggtggattTGGAGGAG GTGGCAGCATTGGCGGCttcggaggcggcggcggcggtggcaccACCCTGGTGCAGAAGCACATCTATGTGCATGTGCCGCCACCAGAGCAGGAAGAGGTGCGTCAGCGCCCCAATCTGCCCGTCGGCCAGTCGCAGAAGCACTACAAGATCATCTTCATCAAGGCGCCGTCGCCACCCTCGTACCAGGCTCCGGTCATCCCGCTGCAGCCCCAGAACGAGGAGAAGACCCTGGTCTATGTGCTGGTGAAGAAGCCCGAGGATCAGCAGGACATCGTCATCCCCACGCCCGCACCCACGCAGCCCTCGAAGCCGGAGGTTTACTTCATCAAGTACAAGACCCAGAAGGACTCCAGCGGCATCTCGGGCGGCATCTCCGGCTCCGCCGGTGGCGGCAGCTTCACCCAGACCAACAACGGCGGTGGCTACACCACTGGTGGTGGCGATGCTGGCTTCGGTGGCGGCGACAGCGGCTCCATCTCGGCCCCGTCCAGCAACTACGGACCGCCCGGCAAGTCCGGCCCCTACTAA
- the LOC108063664 gene encoding pancreatic triacylglycerol lipase yields the protein MDVAEEWMDAQEKLEGRGLTTVPVNFYLFTASNPSSSKHIYATKKSIDKSNFNANNPTRIVIHGWTQSYLNSMNSDIRKAFLSHGDYNVIIVDWARARSVDYATSVMAVGPTGKKVAAMINFLKDNYGLNLNDLYVIGHSLGAHVAGYAGKNTDGQVHTIVGLDPALPLFNWNKPNKRLNSGDAWYVESIQTNGGTLGFLKPIGKGAFYPNGGKTQPGCPLDVTGACSHGRSTTYYAEAVAQDNFGSIKCGDYEAAVSKECGSTYSSVRMGADTNAYMVEGDFYVPVNSKAPFGMIN from the coding sequence ATGGATGTGGCTGAGGAGTGGATGGATGCCCAGGAGAAGCTTGAGGGCCGCGGTTTGACTACCGTCCCCGTAAACTTCTACCTGTTCACTGCCTCCAACCCCTCCAGCAGCAAGCACATCTATGCCACCAAGAAGTCCATTGATAAGTCCAACTTCAATGCCAACAACCCCACCCGTATTGTGATTCACGGCTGGACCCAGAGCTACCTGAACAGCATGAACTCGGACATCCGCAAGGCCTTCCTCTCCCACGGAGACTACAACGTGATCATCGTCGACTGGGCCCGTGCCCGTTCTGTGGACTACGCCACCTCAGTGATGGCTGTCGGCCCCACCGGAAAGAAGGTTGCCGCCATGATCAACTTCCTGAAGGACAACTACGGCCTGAACCTGAACGATCTCTATGTGATTGGTCACAGTCTGGGCGCCCATGTGGCTGGATACGCTGGCAAGAACACCGACGGTCAGGTGCACACCATTGTGGGTCTGGACCCCGCCCTGCCCCTCTTCAACTGGAACAAGCCCAACAAGCGTCTGAACTCCGGCGATGCCTGGTATGTGGAGTCCATCCAGACCAACGGCGGCACCCTGGGATTCCTGAAGCCCATCGGCAAGGGAGCCTTCTACCCCAACGGCGGAAAGACCCAGCCCGGCTGCCCCCTGGATGTGACTGGAGCCTGCTCCCACGGACGCTCCACCACCTACTACGCTGAGGCAGTCGCCCAGGACAACTTCGGAAGCATCAAGTGCGGCGACTACGAGGCTGCTGTCTCCAAGGAGTGCGGAAGCACCTACAGCAGCGTTCGCATGGGAGCCGACACCAATGCCTACATGGTCGAGGGTGACTTCTATGTGCCCGTGAACAGCAAGGCCCCCTTCGGCATGATTAACTAA